From Scylla paramamosain isolate STU-SP2022 unplaced genomic scaffold, ASM3559412v1 Contig3, whole genome shotgun sequence, a single genomic window includes:
- the LOC135096304 gene encoding ADP-ribosylation factor-like protein 13B — MGNCLLLLGLKKEKRSYEEVGYQHGPVTLLLVGLDSAGKTTAAKGIVGDPVEDVAPTVGFAPEYLEYRGCEVTIYDLGGGAKIRPVWAKYFSEVHGVIFVVDSTAGGRLEECREVLTSLLADPKIAGKPVLILANKQDMDGAMDEIDLVEELKVEEVVNRYKCPTRVETCSALATQNRKPDKPIADGFRWLVDTIVVHYKEINTRVITDLEREREEQRKELEERKERLKALRAQREALGGSGGRREIPPLQAAKLSSSSSSSSPSSSPQASSVVTKAEVVMRKEEEEEEEEVVEEKVSTVPPNVIPNGSLPQHRTTAERQELKELGFESSGELASSSSSSSSIVK, encoded by the exons TAGCTACGAGGAAGTGGGATACCAGCacgg gccagTCACCCTCCTCCTTGTGGGATTGGACAGCGCAGGAAAGACAACAGCAGCAAAGGGCATtgtgggag acCCAGTGGAGGACGTGGCCCCAACTGTCGGCTTTGCCCCAGAATACCTGGAGTACCGAGGCTGCGAGGTCACCATATATGACCTCGGGGGCGGGGCCAAGATACGACCTGTTTGGGCCAAGTATTTTTCTGAG gtgcACGGTGTCATCTTCGTGGTGGACTCTACTGCAGGAGGACGGCTGGAGGAGTGTCGAGAGGTCCTGACTTCACTCCTTGCTGACCCTAAGATTGCGGGGAAGCCTGtgttaat CCTAGCCAACAAGCAAGACATGGATGGAGCGATGGATGAGATAGACCTAGTGGAAGAACTCAAAGTGGAAGAGGTCGTCAACAGGTACAAGTGTCCGACTCGCGTGGAGACCTGCTCCGCCCTGGCCACTCAGAACAGGAAGCCAGACAAGCCTATAGCAGATGGAttcag GTGGTTAGTGGACACCATAGTCGTGCATTACAAGGAGATCAACACCAGAGTCATCACcgacttggagagagagagagaggagcagaggaaagaactggaggaaaggaaggagagattgaAAGCATTGCGAGCCCAGAGGGAGGCATTGggggggagtggaggaaggagagaaatccCTCCACTCCAGGCCGCaaagctctcctcctcctcctcctcctcctctccttcctcctccccgcaGGCCTCCTCTGTGGTCACGAAAGCAGAGGTggtgatgaggaaggaggaggaggaggaagaagaagaggtggtggaggagaaggtttCAACAGTGCCACCTAATGTTATACCAaat ggttCTCTCCCACAGCATCGAACAACAGCGGAGAGACAAGAATTAAAAGAACTTGGATTTGAATCGTCAGGAGAACTagcgtcttcttcctcctcctcctcctcaatagtga